From the Musa acuminata AAA Group cultivar baxijiao chromosome BXJ3-7, Cavendish_Baxijiao_AAA, whole genome shotgun sequence genome, one window contains:
- the LOC103990384 gene encoding serine/threonine protein phosphatase 2A 57 kDa regulatory subunit B' beta isoform, with amino-acid sequence MFTKIMKRGNRKGPKSEAAEPAAAAAVPGSNVTVNHASRTAVPSSGAAAGAHHLPASPAGATPQIESLPLFRDVPVAERQALFVRKLQICAVIFDFSDTLKSAREKEMKRQTLSELVDVVQSSSIRLGESVQEELVRTVAVNIFRGLPPASHENTGSEVTDPEEEDPYLDPAWPHLQLVYELLLRYVISSDTDTKVAKRYIDHSFVLRILDLFESEDPREREYLKTILHRIYGKFMVHRPFIRKAINNIFYRFIFETERHSGIGELLEILGSIINGFALPMKEEHKLFLVRVLIPLHRPKPVGMYHQQLSYCIVQFVEKDYKLADTIIRGLLKYWPVTNCQKEVLFLGELEEVLEATQPAEFQRCMVPLFKQISHCLSSSHFQVAERALFLWNNDHIVSLIAQNRSVIFPIIFEALEKNMQGHWNQAVHGLTANVRKMFLDMDSELFEACQLQYIEKEENAKSLEEKRESAWRRLEAIVEAKAAGEDMVVAN; translated from the exons atgttcacCAAGATCATGAAGCGGGGCAACCGCAAGGGCCCCAAGTCGGAGGCGGCCGAGCCCGCCGCCGCTGCGGCTGTTCCCGGCTCCAACGTCACCGTCAACCACGCCTCACGTACCGCGGTGCCCTCCTCGGGCGCCGCTGCCGGTGCGCACCACCTCCCCGCCTCGCCTGCCGGCGCCACACCACAGATCGAGTCCCTCCCGCTCTTTCGCGACGTGCCCGTCGCGGAGCGGCAGGCGCTCTTCGTTCGCAAGCTCCAGATCTGTGCGGTGATCTTTGACTTCTCCGACACCCTTAAGTCGGCCCGTGAGAAGGAGATGAAGCGGCAGACTCTATCGGAGCTCGTCGACGTGGTTCAGTCGAGTTCCATCCGCCTCGGGGAGTCCGTCCAGGAGGAGCTCGTCCGCACTGTCGCCGTTAACATCTTCCGCGGCCTCCCGCCGGCCTCCCACGAGAACACCGGCTCGGAGGTGACCGACCCCGAGGAGGAGGATCCCTACCTGGACCCCGCCTGGCCCCACCTTCAGCTCGTCTACGAGCTCCTTCTCCGCTACGTCATCTCCTCCGACACTGACACCAAGGTCGCCAAGCGCTACATCGACCACTCCTTCGTGCTCCgcatccttgatctcttcgaatcCGAGGACCCCCGCGAGCGCGAGTATCTCAAAACAATCCTCCACCGAATCTACGGCAAGTTCATGGTCCACCGTCCTTTCATTCGCAAGGCCATCAACAACATCTTCTACAGATTCATCTTCGAGACAGAGAGGCATAGCGGCATCGGTGAGCTGCTGGAGATCCTTGGGAGTATCATTAATGGGTTTGCCCTGCCGATGAAGGAGGAGCACAAGTTGTTCCTCGTGCGGGTCCTCATCCCGCTTCATAGGCCAAAGCCGGTGGGTATGTACCACCAGCAGCTATCCTACTGTATTGTGCAGTTCGTCGAGAAGGATTATAAGCTTGCCGATACGATCATCAGGGGGCTGTTGAAGTACTGGCCTGTCACTAATTGTCAGAAGGAAGTGCTATTCCTTGGGGAGTTGGAGGAGGTGCTGGAGGCGACACAACCAGCAGAGTTCCAGCGGTGCATGGTTCCCTTGTTTAAGCAGATCTCTCATTGTCTCAGCAGCTCTCATTTCCAG GTAGCTGAACGGGCTTTATTTCTCTGGAACAATGATCACATAGTGAGCTTAATAGCCCAAAATCGAAGTGTAATATTTCCCATCATATTTGAAGCACTAGAGAAGAACATGCAGGGTCACTGGAATCAAGCAGTCCATGGCCTAACAGCAAACGTCCGCAAGATGTTCCTCGACATGGACAGTGAGCTGTTCGAGGCTTGCCAGCTACAGTACATAGAGAAAGAAGAAAATGCCAAAtccttggaagaaaaaagggagtcCGCATGGAGAAGACTGGAAGCAATTGTGGAAGCCAAGGCTGCAGGAGAAGACATGGTTGTGGCCAACTAG
- the LOC103990386 gene encoding uncharacterized protein LOC103990386 translates to MAHRRLLSTRSNSSLMKENKSFKRKLEKKQKFYAKVKDAAVSLSAKKAISKKKRLRSRQKKMKVYDLSALSELLPDTNTTEQSSSTNNLKLNCKTRQKLVQREGAQLRQVLNDPSFQLDPLAAIHQHLQRTQPPACDKEIISGKAKRNKKRMKKPSSSSQSMDI, encoded by the exons ATGGCCCATCGTCGCTTGCTCTCCACCCGCAG CAATAGTTCTTTGATGAAGGAAAACAAAAGTTTCAAGCGCAAACTTGAAAAGAAGCAAAAGTTTTATGCAA AAGTTAAAGATGCTGCTGTGTCTTTGAGTGCGAAAAAAGCGATCAGCAAG AAAAAGAGACTCAGAAGCCGACAAAAGAAGATGAAGGTGTATGATTTATCCGCCCTTTCTGAACTTCTTCCAGATACGAATACTACCGAGCAGTCTTCTAGCACAAACAACTTGAAGCTGAACTGCAAGACTAGGCAGAAGCTGGT GCAAAGGGAAGGTGCACAGTTGAGGCAAGTTTTGAACGATCCTTCATTCCAACTTGATCCACTGGCCGCCATTCATCAACACCTACAGAGAACGCAGCCTCCAGCTTGTGACAAAGAAATAATTTCTGGGAAAGCCAAAAGGaacaagaaaagaatgaaaaagCCATCATCAAGCTCTCAATCGATGGATATATGA